The following are encoded in a window of Kitasatospora fiedleri genomic DNA:
- a CDS encoding superoxide dismutase, which yields MPLSPAAGALLVPLALLPIGPTTAQGPAGPPGQAGSSAPAGSSAPAGPAGAGVDRVVDARFDRADGFVPARAITHAPDLVPYGSRVRVTVDRAAGRTSVTVRLVGVAGAHEFPAHVHTGYCGADPASSGPHYQQVAGSDAVDNEVRMTVRTDPGGTGTASATVPWGFRPDEAHSLVLHAGTPVGPYAATDRAACVDVGF from the coding sequence ATGCCCCTGTCCCCCGCTGCCGGTGCGCTGCTGGTGCCGCTCGCCCTGCTGCCGATCGGCCCGACCACCGCCCAGGGCCCGGCCGGTCCCCCCGGTCAGGCCGGCTCCTCCGCGCCAGCCGGCTCCTCCGCCCCGGCCGGACCGGCCGGGGCCGGGGTCGACCGGGTGGTGGACGCCCGGTTCGACCGGGCGGACGGTTTCGTCCCGGCCCGGGCGATCACCCACGCGCCCGACCTGGTGCCGTACGGCTCGCGGGTGCGGGTCACCGTCGACCGGGCGGCCGGGCGCACCTCCGTCACGGTGCGGCTCGTCGGGGTGGCCGGGGCGCACGAGTTCCCCGCGCACGTGCACACCGGGTACTGCGGCGCCGACCCGGCGTCCTCCGGGCCGCACTACCAGCAGGTGGCCGGGTCGGACGCCGTCGACAACGAGGTGCGGATGACCGTGCGCACCGACCCGGGCGGGACGGGCACCGCCTCGGCGACCGTCCCGTGGGGGTTCCGGCCCGACGAGGCGCACTCGCTGGTGCTGCACGCGGGCACCCCCGTCGGGCCGTACGCCGCGACCGACCGGGCGGCCTGCGTGGACGTCGGCTTCTGA